In one Solanum dulcamara chromosome 1, daSolDulc1.2, whole genome shotgun sequence genomic region, the following are encoded:
- the LOC129884726 gene encoding receptor-like protein Cf-9 homolog — MGSTGLYGIIPESIFHLPNLETLSLFYNYKLNGFFPKTKWNSSASLRKLDLSGVNFSDNLPESLGYLTSVHSLSLPNCNLRGPIPESLSNLTHIEHLYLQDNSLNGTIPSGMFSRLPSLIRLYLSNNQFSGQLEDFKSNSLEEIILGGNQLQGHLPKSIQNLVNLTGLDLSFNNFSGNVDISLFSNLKQLLGLSLSYNRISLINENKVNFTWPESLNVLQFAACEVKELEFLRSANQLLELDLSNNKIQGRIPDWAWSNWMSLMSLNISHNMLTSVDSIPLLTVDTIDLRSNLLQGSLPIPPNSTRYFFISQNNLTQEIPSSICSSTSLIMLDLARNNLKGAIPQCLGNISSLEVLDMHNNKLSGTLPTIFSNGSSLRSLNLHGNKLEGKIPRSLVNCKDLQVLDLGDNHLIDNFPMWLGTLPKLRVLNLRSNTLHGSIQPPRIETIFPELQIIDLSYNAFSGNLPTSLFQHLKAMRTIDPSMEAPRYRGDTYYQDSITVATKGFMREIVRILYLYTVIDLSSNKFGGQIPSIMGDLIAVHTLNLSHNGLQGHIPPSLGDLSSVESLDLSGNQLSGEIPQQLVSLTSLSFLNLSHNNLHGCIPQGPQFHTFESNSYEGNDGLRGFPVSKSCGDARVLDTNDTASGLDEDDEERNSEFLNDFWKGALMGYGSGLCIGLSIIYFMISTGKPIWLARIIVEMEHKIMMGRRKKQRGKRDYRR; from the coding sequence ATGGGATCTACAGGATTGTATGGGATAATACCTGAGAGTATTTTTCACCTTCCCAACCTGGAAACACTTAGTTTATTTTACAATTATAAGCTCAATGGTTTTTTTCCAAAGACCAAATGGAACAGCAGTGCATCTCTCAGGAAGTTAGATCTCAGTGGCGTGAATTTTTCTGATAATTTGCCCGAGTCTCTTGGCTATCTAACTTCAGTGCATTCTTTGTCTCTTCCGAATTGCAACCTTAGAGGGCCTATTCCTGAATCTCTTTCTAATCTCACCCACATAGAGCATTTGTACCTTCAAGATAACTCCCTGAATGGAACAATACCATCAGGAATGTTCTCCCGGCTTCCATCACTAATTCGTTTATACTTGAGTAATAACCAGTTTTCTGGTCAGCTTGAGGATTTCAAGTCCAATTCACTAGAAGAGATTATTTTAGGAGGCAATCAGCTGCAGGGTCATCTTCCCAAGTCAATTCAAAACCTTGTGAACCTAACAGGGCTTGATCTTtccttcaataattttagtgGCAATGTGGATATCAGCTTATTTTCAAACCTCAAACAACTTTTGGGTCTTAGTCTTTCATATAATCGCATCTCATTGATCAATGAGAACAAAGTTAATTTTACATGGCCCGAATCTCTTAATGTGTTGCAATTTGCTGCATGTGAAGTGAAAGAATTGGAGTTTCTAAGATCCGCAAACCAGCTTTTGGAGTTGGATCTTTCAAATAATAAGATTCAAGGAAGAATTCCTGATTGGGCATGGTCTAACTGGATGTCATTGATGTCTCTTAATATATCACACAATATGCTGACGAGTGTGGATTCAATTCCTCTTCTGACTGTAGATACTATTGATTTACGGTCCAATTTGCTTCAAGGTTCACTACCAATTCCACCAAATTCCACAAGATACTTCTTCATATCCCAAAATAATCTTACTCAAGAAATTCCTTCATCTATTTGCAGTTCGACATCACTGATAATGCTAGATTTGGCGAGAAACAACTTGAAGGGAGCAATTCCGCAATGTTTGGGTAATATTAGTAGCCTCGAGGTTCTGGATATGCACAACAACAAACTTTCTGGGACTCTTCCAACAATTTTCAGCAATGGAAGTTCACTGAGAAGCCTCAACTTGCATGGCAATAAACTAGAAGGGAAAATTCCCCGATCTTTGGTCAATTGCAAAGACTTGCAGGTTCTTGATTTAGGAGATAATCATCTCATTGACAATTTCCCGATGTGGTTGGGAACTCTTCCAAAGCTACGAGTTTTAAACTTGAGATCAAATACATTGCATGGGTCCATTCAACCTCCAAGGATTGAAACTATTTTTCCTGAGCTTCAAATCATAGATCTCTCTTACAATGCCTTCTCGGGAAACTTACCCACGAGTTTGTTTCAACATCTGAAAGCCATGAGGACAATTGATCCATCAATGGAAGCACCAAGATATCGTGGAGATACATATTACCAAGATTCTATTACAGTTGCAACCAAGGGGTTTATGCGTGAAATTGTGAGAATCTTGTATTTGTACACGGTTATCGATCTTTCAAGTAATAAATTTGGAGGGCAAATTCCAAGTATCATGGGGGATCTCATTGCAGTCCACACATTGAATTTGTCTCATAATGGATTGCAAGGTCATATACCGCCATCACTCGGAGATTTATCTTCAGTTGAATCATTGGACCTATCAGGAAACCAACTTTCGGGAGAGATACCACAACAACTAGTTTCTCTTACATCTCTTTCATTCTTAAATCTCTCCCACAATAATCTCCATGGATGCATTCCTCAAGGACCTCAATTTCACACTTTTGAGAGCAATTCATACGAAGGCAATGATGGATTACGTGGATTTCCTGTTTCAAAAAGTTGTGGGGATGCTCGGGTATTAGATACAAATGATACTGCATCTGGACTAGACGAAGACGATGAAGAAAGAAATTCTGAATTTCTGAATGATTTTTGGAAAGGTGCTCTTATGGGCTATGGAAGTGGACTATGTATTGGATTATCCATAatatatttcatgatttcaactggAAAACCGATATGGCTTGCAAGAATCATTGTAGAGATGGAACACAAAATAATGATGGGAAGGAGAAAGAAGCAGCGAGGGAAAAGGGATTACAGAAGATAG